Sequence from the Panicum virgatum strain AP13 chromosome 5N, P.virgatum_v5, whole genome shotgun sequence genome:
TAATATGTACTACTTATCTTATGGGTAATGCAAGCTTGCTACGATAATTAGATGTGCAGCATTTGCAAGTCAGAAAGGGATGGTCCAATCATATATGTTTATACCTTGACTAAAATGCAGTATAAGAATTTTAGGATAAATATTCTTAAGATAGCTAAATCCAGGCTCATTTTATTGGCTGCAGTTCAGTTCACCTTGCTATCATATCATTACTAAGTCTAATAGTAATCTCTATTTGGTTCCCGGTGCATTATGGCTACTAACAAAACAGAGTAAAAATGCTACGTACTTGGACGGAGGGCTCACTAACCTTTGCTGGGCACAGGATCCCGTAGCCTTGGCAAAAGCTTATTTGGAGACCAGTCCTGCAATTTGACTAATGAGAGCTCCATTAATCATTTGCAAGAGCATAAACCTACAAATGTAGAAAATCTGAAAGCCATTTGAGATATTAAGAGAGAAGCTCTTAATTGTCCGACAACTTCTAGAAAACTTAATAATGTAATTCAGAGACTCGTTGCAGGTATATGCTAAATACAGCAAAGGGCAGCAAATAGCTTTTTTCGTTCTGGAGGAAACACAATGTTAAATATCAGATTCACAGTTCCATAAAAATTCGCAGATTCATTCATAGTAGTTATttctacaaaaaaaaagttgtagtCTCTATTCAAAACTTTCAAAGCTAAGACCAAAAAGGTTCTGTAATTAGCAGTTAAGAAAGTTCATTTTGAAAGTAGGCTGGATAAAACAGATTAAGGTGAAATCTGAATACAACTACAACAATAATACAATAAATTGAATCAGTATTCATCAATAAGAAATGTTGTCCTATATTCAGTAAGAAGCTTTTCATTGTAACAAGACCTGGAACACTTAATATTTATTCAGAGAGACTTTGGAAATAACAAATACTTATATTCTTGTAAAATACTTGAAGAAGAGGCAATATTCTGATCACTCAAAAGAATAGAGAAAAGGAATTCTGTATCTTACCATGACATGGCAGTGCACAATGTAGCAGCACCAAGAGGCTTCCCTTTGCAAGAACTGAACTTTGATTTCTTCCGAGTTAAGTTCGTCTTTCACACATTTGTCCTATAGAAAGACAAACATTAGTAAGCCACGTAGGAATATAATCAGTTTGCTGCACATACAACAACATCGAAATTCAAAGGTACACTGCAGCCAATTATAAAATTGCAACAGACTGATCCACCAATAGACTTCTGATCTAAATTAGGATTCCGATATAACTTAAGACTCCAGCGTAAAAATGACAATACATCTAATCCGAAACCCAAGCTAGAAGTGCACCTGAAATTTAAGAATCTAAGCTACTGCTCTTAGACGTGTACTCAATACTTGGGAACCTACTACAGACCACCTAGATTAGGGGGATTCAGAGAAGAGAAAGATGAGCGTATGCTTCAGGAACATCTGACCTGCAgtggccggcgggaggcggaCGCCTGGGCTCGCAGGCCGCAGCTGCGCACTTGCGCAGGCACGCTGCGCGCAGGTGCGGCGGCCGGCTGGTGGCCTAGCGCTCCTTCCCTGCAGCTAGGTGGCGGCCCCGGCCCCCGCGCCTCTTGCCCCACAGCCAACACcggtgccggcgccgcggcggccacgcTGGTCCGGCGCTGCGCCCTGCCGATCGCAACGGGTGGCTGAGTTGTCGAATCGAAGATCGCCACGGCATAGCCATGATGTGGTAGGGAAGAGAAACCGCTGCTTGGAGGTCTGCCCCGATCTaccagatggaggagaaaagTAAGGAGACGGGGGAGGTTAatgcacgaagctgaatccgcTGTCGACCGTTTCTTTCCTCACCAGCGTTCCATCTCTCCAACAGATTCCACGTGATGAGACCCCCACTCACTCCCAATCCTCCcgcacccctcccctcccgcaATCCCACCTGCtcctttccccttccccttcaccttcccccctcccctcccaatCCAATCCCGCTGACTCCGCCCCTCCCTCTTTCCGATCCCCTCCATGTTCCCCGCGGCATCATCACTCCCCGCGGCCCCCTCGCCGTCCGCTGCGCCCACTCCCGAGCCCcttccccgcccccgcccctcccGCGCACCGACGGCTCCGAGGCCGCCTCTGGCGCGCACCCGCGGCTCCTCCTGCACCGGCTGCGTCGCGCGGGTGTGGCTCGCCGCctgctgcgacggcggcggcggatgcggtTCGCGGCCGACTCCGGCTCGGAGCTCTCGCGCGCGTCGCCGCGCTCGACGGGGCCACGCCTGAGGAggtgctcgccgtcgaccccgaTGATCCCGGCCCAGatccagttttttttctttttgcatacaattttttttgatgtacttttttttcttccatttgaTAAATTTCTCTATGTTAAAAATTTTCtcgtaattttttttatctcaccaatttgtttcttgaaattttttctacccACCAAAATTTCACTCGAATTTTTTTTGACTCATAAAAAAATGTCTGAATTTATTTTTCtcggaaaacgacaaaaaatttctaaaaacgGGAAAAAAAAGCtgtcggaaaatcgaccgtacgggagcctcccgtacggttgaccgtaaactAGCATGACCCAGGTTAATGCGGGATGGTAAAGTTAGTGGATGCGATATTTTTGCTAACCTCGGGAAGGATGGTGTCACACCcgattttaaggacaaaaccgaatgcatatctatatgtatgccaggatcaagtttcatacatatagagacatcataagtgaataatcagtaacagtatcacgtaaaagagaattacaacaattagaactcagcatcatcttcaaaatctttatacaccttctctttctgagcagcagtaagtaagggtgagtacacttatggttggtactcagcaaggccacaagaaataaccagaaaatgatttataTCAATCTTTatgtttattaatcatgtgagggtccaagccgctcttgaccgtgagcagggctaaccggttagttttaactctgcagaggttgtacactttcaccacaattcgcgtaaaagttccgaagaactttgaacccaaccacgcatatgtgatGATCAGTCataataccacacttccgaggtgtgattgcatagggacgctacgagaccTTTACAAAGATTTCCTAAtccatgacaatccgctaaggtttcaagccaaagcggtcataacactgtcctaatgaggtggtaccttgccaaaggaccattaaacaataccaattgccccaagaggactgaGCTATatcccgtcgatgcatcccctcttgccctttcggtaagactgtcacaagctagagtctctaattaatcagccaagaccagagccatgtagtattgtggttgtacgcttttcttgggtggttctccatgttccaattaaatcatatcatcttgtaaataaagcatagatagaagtatagTTAatgtcacttgcctttctccaacgaaaagttactcttactgctctttagCTTTTGCTtacttggaactcttgatcttcaatcttcaaacagcgatccttctactcggagcaatcatgggcaaacatacaaaacaaacaacaagtacagctaagaacattacaccaaacaaaagaaaggttttaaaagaacacactaaaggatagggctcgctaCTACGGTTaggagagcgcaagaaacacagaaaacggagctaaaacagcgattctatgggataaacgatGCTTCAGGAATTTATTAGTCACGATTAACCAaaaggttaaggactaacaTAAAAGATTTgcaaaacacaacaaaatgtgctcacagaggataacaagatGATAAAActattgcacacgtcacaaggatcacgtgatcgcaagaatcgctgaaaacggagttgaaacgcgaaagatatggctaaaacaaggttctaggggcttatttgtgaagaaacagggcttccaggggctagatctgaagaaaccaggggctaaaacgaaattaaacctaaactaccggggctaacatgcaaaaacTCGAGCTCTGGACTGCGGGCATGATTTTCCTAAAGCTCAGGGGTTTTACTGGAAAGATTTGGACCAAAACCTAATTAGTTTTGTATAGGGCgagaccgcgggttgatttttgAAGAACCGAGGGTTTCTTTTGTAAGAATGCCACGGTTGACCGGTATAGTTTTgtatgcggcggcggcgctggcgacgGCTGGCGGCGGCACACAGCGGTGAGCGGCGGTGGGGTCGCCGGCGGAGGCCAAAAACGGCTGTCGGGGCACGGTTTCGAGTGCGGGTTGGCCTGGGAGAAAGCGGGGGCGACGAAGAACGCGTGTATGGGCTCGGGAGGCCGGGTTGGAAGCCGGACAGTGGCATGCGGCGGCGGATAACAAAACGGCAGCGACAGCGAGCAACACCACGTGAGGGAGAGCGAGAtagaggaaaaagaaaggggCGTGGCGCTTCTCACCATGCGGAGCAGCTCCGGAGACGCGCGGGTGTCGAGGAGAGACGGCGGAGCAGCGGGATTGGCGGCGGCACCGAGCTCGAACGGAGCTccaatggcggccgcggcgcaagctagggtttgggtgagaGGCGGCGACTTCGGTTCAGGGTCAAGGAGGGAGGGGGTCCGTGCGGTCCTTTTTATAGGGGCGGCCGGGccgccttggcgtgcgggccacgaAGGAAGATGCGGGCGCGCGGGCGCCGGACTCGGAGCAGAGTCCTGCTCGGGCACGGCAGGGAAGGAGGCCCTAACGGGCGGGCCCCGTACGTcagcgagagagagaggagagtgcGCGAAGGACTGGGCCAAGAAAAGGGACGGGCCGGTGGGGAAAGCTGGGCCGGCGGAGAGAAAGTTTCGggctggaaaaagaaaaggaggagggAATTTGGGCCGtgggaaagaaaaagggaaaagaaaaagggctgggccggctgaGGCGTTTTGGGCCGAAAgaggctttttttttctttctttcttttgcaagagattcaaacaaattcaatttgaattcaaatttgaagaattcaaattcaaattgaaccacAACATTAAAACAATGCAAGGGTAGCATGAGTGCAACACACAACCAActtcatttaattttttttaaattcaaacaaactttatttatttttactaaattccctgtgaacaaaagaaaatgttgcaaaattttaaaactatgagaaaattgtttatttatttttaattttaatcacatcctgaaatccaaaaatttcagggtgtgacagaactaccccccttaaaaggaatctcatcccgagatttacaaggctagcaagagacaaaggtttTGGTACGCAGCATCCGACACAAATTAACTTTCTTTCCAGTTATTCCTTCTTACAATATATTCTTCTTAATTCCTGGTGACTCACACAAAACATTTTGCGGATACCCTATCTATTTCCTCCTTTAACTTCCATTCTTTCCATAGCTTCGTTAGCACATCTTTTGAAGAACATCCTTCGTACCTTGATAAAGTGATTTGAATAGAGCTTGATTGTTTCTTTCTGGCTTGGAGTCTTGTATCACCTCTCAAGTCTTCATGTAATTCTGTCATTaattatcatttttttttcacaccAACTGGCAAGATGTCCGTCTTCTCCACACTTGAGGCAATACAACCCAAGATCATGGGACCTGATCTTCTTATACTTTGTTGGACAACTATGGGCATTGTGCCCTCCTttaccacaattgtagcatgacCACTGAGTATTGTCTACATCTCGCTTTGCTGGGCATCTTCTAGTGTGATGACCTAACTTGCTACGGTTGCAACACTGTTGTGAAATATTCCCCTGTTCACATGAAATAGCAAGACATCCATCTGAGCTATTTTTCTGCTCCACCATAACTCTTTGCACATCATGATTCTTCTTGATAGAGTTGTCATGCGGAGGTTGAACAACTTTAGGCTGTGGTTGGTTGAAACTGGATTGAGTACGGCTATCTGCCAATGGTTGCGGTAACTCCAACTTTTCTTGGCTTACTTAACTAATTTGTTTCTTAGgctgcttgcttcttttaggCTGATATTCTTTGAAAGTGATAGTCCAATCCTCGAGGTTTATAGTCGGATTTCTATCTTCAGCTTGAGTAACTCCTTCTAGGTTTGGTACGTGCATAGATAACTTTCTATTGATATCTGAATGATAACGTTGCCTTGCTTCTGCTGTCATTAAGCTATCTTCTTGTAGACACCGACGGCTATAAAGCTCACAACATTGGCACTTTTCTGAAGTCTTACTAATCTCATGTTGTTCCTCTATCTGTGGCTTTGGTGCTTCATAATTTCTCTTACGCTTTTCATTGTTCCATGCTTCAGCTACTTGCCTCTTCACTGGTCCGGTAGGAATCTTTGCTTTGGTCAACTCCATGCTATGAGGTGATGCTATATTAGGCTGCAACCTTCCTCGTAAAACACGAGCTTGCATAGCTAACAGCTTCTCTTTATCAAACGGTGGCAGACCGGTTGGGACTTGATTATCACTGCTACCAGGGTTGTGGCTCCTAGGAAATGAGGCTTGCTCTGTAACATGTTGTTGGATATTGACCCTGGTTGGAACCATTGCTTGTACTCCCTGAGTTTGTGCTGGGATGTTGAggtcttctttcttctttttgctGGGACTCACCATCTAGTTGCGTGGTAAGGATAAGGTCAGTAGAGagaatgaaaaagaaagatcgaaTTAACAAGGCAAAATCCATGTTATCCTCTTCAACTCTTGGTGGTCGCAACTTAAAGAAATCAAGGGGGAGGGGAGAAAGACATGGGGgtaacaaaaaggaaaagagatcATTCTTGTCTTCAGTTTCTTTCATTTGTTGATCATTGTAGACGAGTGTTGCCATGAACTCCTTTCTGGTCATCCTCTAAAGGGTTAGGTAAAAAGATACAGGATAACAAGGAGGGGGAAGTATAAAAGAAGAACCCATCTAGGCAACTGATGTCATTAtaggtagaagacccacaatacaccaacaatcattacaaaAAAGCGAATCAGacaaggtcataaagacaaACATCATCATGCAAACATAGAATTCCACCAGACAACATATAGCCAAGGAGCGATGCTAAACGTTGTTAATAGAGTTAGAAGGGGTACTCCTAAGCTTGATTATATCTTCCAGCTTCGTCATGGATGACACGTGTCTCCTTCAACTTGTCCAGCGTTGACTTCACCATCGTGATTGCTGTagtagtgagtgtcacaatcgTGCTCATGCTTGATTCTTTGGTGGTGCTCTAAATTCTTCGTCCAACATGAGCAGAAATGGTAGCAGGTGGTACAGTTTCCAACTGCTTCGACTTGACTCCTCATGATGAACTAGTAGCTCCATTCTTCAGATGACTTGGACAGGCATTAGGATACGTGGTATGGATCTATctaaatattttaaatatttttgagtCAGAAAGATACTTTGGAATAAAAATCAAGGGATGATTCCAGAGCGgtattgttattattattattattttggaaAGAAGAGGCACAATGTGAAAACTGAGCACATTGTaaacaaattaaaagaaaataGGCTCAAGAAAGATAAGTTAAAAGAAGTTCAAGGATGGAAATTGTATAATCATACATCAAGGAGGATTAGAATCAAGGAGTGATCCAGAAGGGGAAATTAGACCTACCAGAATTGAGGGTCTAACATTTGTGAAATGATAAGGTGCAAATGAGAAAGGGGTCAGACGAGAAAGGCGAGTTATCAAAGCGGATTTGAGAGAAGAAAAAGCTAAGGAGTGAGAATATTCAATGGAGGGGGTCAAGGAATAAGTATGAATGTATTTGATATCAAAAGAAACCTTAGAACACGGCCATTGCTATCTAGGCTTacatcctacagtcgatatagctctgataccacttctgtcacacccgattttaaggacaaaaccgaatgcatatttatatgtatgccaggatcaagtttcatacatatagaaacatcataagtgaataatcagtaacagtatcatgtaaaagagaattacaacaattagaagattatcagagttatacagcttatcctggaaacgaaggctccaaacttcacaggcaatcgactgggggttgcgtacgcctagaactcagcatcatcttcaaaatctTTATACACTTTCTCTTTCTGAGCAGcaataagcaagggtgagtacacttatggttggtactcagcaaggccacaagaaataaccagaaatgatttatatccatctttatgtttattaatcatgtgagggtccaagccgctcttgaccatgagcacggctaaccggttagttttaactctgcagaggttgtacactttcaccacaattcgcgtaaaagttccgaagaactttgagcccaaccacgcatatgtgctgatcaggcacaataacacacttccgaggtgtgattgcatagggacgctacgaggcctttacaaagatttcctaacccatgacaatctgctaaggtttcaagccaaagcggtcataacactgtcctaatgaggtggtaccttgccaaaggaccattaaacaatacgaATTGCCcaaagaggaccgagctatatcccgtcgatgcatcccctcttgccctttcggtaagactgtcacaagctagagtctctaattaatcagccaagaccagagccatgtagtattgtggttgtacggtttttttgggtggttctccatgttccaattaaatcatatcatcttgtaaataaagcatagatagaagtatggttaaggtcacttgcctttctccaacgaaaaattattcttactgctcttcagcttttgcttacttggaactcttgatcgTCAATCTTCAtacagcgatccttctactcggagcaatcatgggaaaacatacaaaacaaacaacaagtacagctaagaacattacaccaaacaaaagaaaggttttaaaagaacacactaaaggatagggctcgctgctacggttacgagagcgcaagaaacacagaaaacggagctaaaacggcgattctatgggataaacggTGCTTCAGGAATTTATTAGTCACGATTAACCAaaaggttaaggactaacaAAAAAGATTTgcaaaacacaacaaaatgtgctCAAAGAGGATAACAAGATGATAAAActattgcacacgtcacaaggatcacgtgatcGCAAGAATCActgaaaacggagttgaaacgcgaaagatatggctaaaacaaggttctaggggcttatttgtgaagaaacagggcttccaggggctagatctgaagaaaccaggggctaaaatgaaattaaacctaaactataggggctaacatgcaaaaacTCGAGCTCTGGACTGCGGGCATGATTTTCCTAAAGCTCAGGGGTTTTACTGGAAAGATTTGGACCAAAACCTAATTAGTTTTGTATAGGGCGAGACCACGGGTTGATTTTTGAAGAACCGAGGGTTTCTTTTGCAAGAATGCCACGGTTGACCGGTATTGGTTGGGTTGACCTCGGGTCAGATCCGATCTGGATCGTCGGATTCAGATCCGACGGCTCTGAGCGGatcgggcggtgcggcggcggcgctggcgacggcgggcggcggcgcctggtggtgagcggcggcggggtcgccggcggaggCCAAAAATGGCTATCGGGGCACGGTGGCCTGGGAGAAAGCGGGGGTGACGAAGAACGCGTGTATGGGCTCGGGAGGCCGGGTT
This genomic interval carries:
- the LOC120672905 gene encoding uncharacterized protein LOC120672905, with the protein product MEGIGKREGRSQRDWIGRGGGKVKGKGKGAGKKRSTADSASCINLPRLLTFLLHLVDRGRPPSSGFSSLPHHGYAVAIFDSTTQPPVAIGRAQRRTSVAAAAPAPVLAVGQEARGPGPPPSCREGALGHQPAAAPARSVPAQVRSCGLRAQASASRRPLQDKCVKDELNSEEIKVQFLQREASWCCYIVHCHVMSNCRTGLQISFCQGYGILCPAKDNFEKNQAPSG